From Candidatus Krumholzibacteriia bacterium, a single genomic window includes:
- a CDS encoding GYD domain-containing protein: WKDEIDQKCPGIRWIDHYALLGPYDFMDIFEAPDAETAAKVSMISLCRGALQAESWTAIPYARFVELTKQI, encoded by the coding sequence TGGAAGGACGAGATCGACCAGAAGTGCCCGGGCATCCGCTGGATCGACCACTACGCCCTCCTCGGCCCCTACGACTTCATGGACATCTTCGAGGCGCCAGACGCGGAGACGGCAGCGAAGGTATCGATGATCTCTCTTTGCCGCGGCGCGCTGCAGGCCGAATCCTGGACAGCGATTCCCTACGCGCGCTTCGTCGAGCTGACCAAGCAGATCTAG